In one window of Ruminococcus albus AD2013 DNA:
- a CDS encoding MSCRAMM family protein, with amino-acid sequence MKKTFSKRFISGMTSAALAASFVLGAFPGVSPVLMTSSAEAVTGFERDNTDNSLSAENTTAKVNFRSTTGESVSVSTSDNTYYLLVHAVGKDTDYQGTTFKYFEDGESKDAYDLIEIDADGTDWTSPAFSLWEKRSRGAEMWGSWQVKDVVPDVVTMEGVFLKNSDPSKELTLENAIGGNNCTVVDNIEGMELNDAGYSGYSTYGGTFSFDAVAGKASPAKYSVELSFDAPATITEDDNIYLLVEADTSDTDYKYVLEKLTLNGEQNKTIDITDWYDSNGKSPEGVEYYNGAATKVTLLKSSVSDLTVNNAVNRSNCGEIANGGFFKGSTVKYGRQTSVEAEIPEYTEHISFNKTSSVNGYDFRSILGNGLYYGMVIDRFEQGNHTESNYAVNYYEGNNVANTPDISGKFGGHFYFAEFVHFNDEIDNYAEPSDYVNFDSKDFDIDPDGKFFIDNTSACCEEGAVLHFDSESRMKETMDRDGIAREYEDKSTIKGVIDPIIANMQAVSNDLAGLPVNAAPTIVGENAYISGEGYDDDAVLVIDGDAIAPYIAESGKVHIELKGTQMVIFNFDEVTEARIDEFNIRRIGDADYQLSTTPSNENTLAGGKNYWLDQNAARYIVWNLKSVKALDINKSTGIFLIPDENSVTRIKGTSSGWLESAGYVNNPDGEWHFLYTDLPRNTTVVSVDKKNITGREEVEGAQLKISTADGEELFSWESDGETHEFRLAPGDYVLEETGNEFDYKGVTYNVIPSKVTFTVEADADRASYGCTIKNVRGVERNANADSDEGYCLYNNNDQLFTICDAEKISNSDVTLKKTDISGETEVLNAKLSVFDENGDLVDEWVSNGREHVIEGLVNGTYSLTEEAADGKKITDGFGNEYDVVKSKITFTVKDGKLTAVKENRADAVSAPKTGATESYVMADKGTNTITVCDAIKDAEIKRDLTINKTDITGEKEVKDAKLELTVKGLTNAQISAINNANANNTTLNEWNTAKNGKNFVMSWVSGEEAAQINGLVPGTYTLTETGSAFVYDGVTYEVMDSEVIFSIDENGNISFESVPAPNDERTPENSSVGYAKASGSTITICDASRSDITVSKKDITNSEEVKGAHLVIKDRSGKTIDEWDSNGSDHIVKGLANGTYTLTETAVDSAKAGAEYEIIPSNVTFTVTNGKITDVYSRVLADSSDNDFDEGYVLCDEDSNTITVCDAKKKTTKVTINKFDITGSEELEGAILTIKDSNGKTVTGTPWTSQKGKTLEVELTNGTYTLTETGDTITDENGNEYDVIDSTLTFKVENGKVTVVENNTDKNSGEGFYDVDTDTNTIKVNDAQKTTKVTINKFDITGSEELEGAILTIKDSNGKTVTGTPWTSQKGKTLEVELTNGTYTLTETGNTITDENGNEYDVIDSELTFKVENGKVTVVENSTDKNSGEGFYDVDTDTNTIKVNDAQKTTKVTINKFDITGSEELEGAILTIKDSNGNTVTGTPWTSSKGKTLEVELTNGTYTLTETGDTITDENGNEYDVIDSELTFKVENGKVTVVENDTDKNSGEGFYDVDTDTNTIKVNDAQKTVTTKVTINKFDITGSEELEGAILTIKDSNGKTVTGTPWISQKGKTLEVELTNGTYTLTETGDTITDENGNEYDVIDSTLTFKVENGKVTVVENNTDKNSGEGFYDVDIDTNTIKVNDAQKTTKVTINKFDITGSEELEGAILTIKDSNGKTVTGTPWTSQKGKTLEVELTNGTYTLTETGDTITDENGNEYDVIDSELTFKVENGKVTVVKNNTDKNSGEGFYDVDTDTNTIKVNDAQKTTKVTINKFDITGSEELEGAILTIKDSNGNTVTGTPWTSQKGKTLEVELTNGTYTLTETGDTITDENGNEYDVIDSELTFKVENGKVTVVENSTDKDSGEGFYDVDTDTNTIKVNDAQKTTKVTINKFDITGSEELEGAILTIKDSNGNTVTGTPWTSQKGKTLEVELTNGTYTLTETGDTITDENGNEYDVIDSTLTFKVENGKVTVVENDTDKNSGEGFYDVDTDTNTIKVNDAQKTVITKVTINKFDITGSEELEGAILTIKDSNGNTVTGTPWTSQKGKTLEVELTNGTYTLNETGDTITDENGNEYDVIDSTLTFKVENGKVTVVENDTDKDSGEGFYDVDTDTNTIKVNDAQKTTKVTINKFDITGSEELEGAILTIKDSNGKTVTGTPWTSQKGKTLEVELTNGTYTLTETGDTITDENGNEYDVIDSELTFKVENGKVTVVENNTDKNSGEGFYDVDTDTNTITVNDAKKTDDSSSKPTTGDDSSKPEIEGPEDSSEDESQEESSSEEDSSSDSSSSESSSSADSSSSSTADSSSSSSTTTTSTASSTGNPDTGARVLINTAEFAAAVGLCFLAIRRRKNDDTDDQ; translated from the coding sequence TGCGATAGGCGGAAACAACTGCACTGTTGTTGATAATATCGAGGGTATGGAGCTTAACGATGCTGGATACAGCGGCTACAGCACCTACGGAGGAACATTCTCCTTCGATGCTGTCGCAGGAAAGGCTTCACCTGCAAAGTACAGCGTTGAACTCAGCTTTGATGCACCTGCAACGATAACTGAAGACGACAATATCTATCTGTTAGTTGAAGCAGATACTTCAGATACCGATTACAAGTATGTTCTTGAAAAACTCACCTTAAACGGAGAGCAGAACAAGACTATCGATATAACTGACTGGTATGACAGCAACGGAAAGTCTCCCGAGGGCGTTGAATACTATAACGGCGCTGCTACCAAGGTCACACTGCTGAAATCTTCTGTAAGCGACCTTACAGTAAACAATGCTGTTAACCGCAGCAATTGCGGCGAGATCGCAAACGGCGGATTTTTCAAAGGCAGTACTGTAAAGTACGGCAGACAGACTTCTGTTGAAGCTGAAATACCCGAATATACAGAGCATATCAGCTTTAACAAGACTTCATCTGTCAATGGTTATGATTTCCGCTCTATCCTGGGCAATGGTCTGTACTACGGTATGGTCATCGACAGATTTGAGCAGGGCAACCATACAGAGTCCAACTACGCTGTTAATTACTACGAGGGTAACAACGTTGCAAATACCCCTGATATCAGCGGCAAGTTCGGCGGACATTTCTATTTTGCCGAATTCGTTCATTTCAATGATGAGATAGACAACTATGCCGAGCCCTCCGATTACGTGAATTTCGATTCCAAGGATTTCGATATCGACCCCGATGGCAAGTTCTTTATCGATAACACCTCCGCTTGCTGCGAAGAGGGCGCTGTTCTTCATTTTGACAGCGAGTCACGTATGAAAGAGACAATGGACAGAGACGGTATCGCCAGAGAGTACGAGGATAAGAGCACTATCAAGGGCGTTATCGATCCTATCATTGCAAATATGCAGGCAGTTTCAAATGATCTGGCTGGTCTGCCGGTAAATGCTGCACCTACTATCGTGGGTGAAAATGCTTATATCAGCGGCGAGGGCTACGATGACGACGCTGTACTCGTTATCGACGGTGATGCTATCGCTCCTTACATCGCTGAGAGCGGTAAGGTACATATCGAGCTCAAGGGCACTCAGATGGTGATATTCAACTTTGATGAAGTCACCGAAGCACGTATTGACGAGTTCAATATCAGACGTATAGGTGATGCTGATTATCAGCTGTCCACCACTCCTTCCAACGAGAATACTCTTGCAGGCGGAAAGAACTACTGGCTCGACCAGAATGCTGCAAGATATATCGTATGGAACCTGAAGTCTGTTAAGGCTCTGGATATCAACAAGTCAACAGGTATATTCCTGATACCCGATGAAAATTCCGTTACCCGCATAAAGGGTACAAGCTCGGGCTGGCTGGAATCCGCAGGCTATGTCAACAACCCTGACGGTGAGTGGCACTTCCTGTACACCGACCTGCCGAGAAATACTACCGTCGTTTCTGTTGATAAGAAGAATATCACAGGCAGAGAAGAGGTAGAGGGCGCTCAGCTGAAAATATCTACTGCTGACGGCGAAGAACTGTTCTCTTGGGAATCAGACGGTGAAACACACGAATTCAGACTTGCACCCGGTGACTATGTTCTCGAGGAAACAGGCAATGAATTCGACTATAAGGGTGTTACTTATAATGTTATACCCTCTAAGGTTACATTTACTGTTGAGGCTGATGCAGACCGTGCTTCCTACGGCTGCACCATCAAAAATGTAAGAGGCGTTGAGAGAAATGCCAATGCGGATTCTGACGAAGGCTACTGCCTCTACAATAACAACGATCAGCTGTTCACAATATGCGACGCTGAGAAGATCAGCAATTCTGATGTAACTCTGAAAAAGACTGATATTTCCGGTGAGACCGAAGTGCTCAATGCTAAACTCTCGGTATTCGATGAGAACGGCGATCTGGTAGATGAATGGGTATCCAACGGCAGAGAGCACGTTATCGAAGGTCTTGTAAACGGCACTTATTCTCTTACCGAGGAAGCTGCTGACGGCAAGAAGATCACTGATGGTTTCGGCAATGAATATGATGTTGTAAAGTCTAAGATAACTTTCACAGTTAAGGACGGCAAGCTGACAGCAGTTAAGGAAAACCGCGCAGATGCTGTAAGTGCTCCTAAGACAGGTGCTACTGAGAGCTATGTTATGGCAGACAAGGGCACTAACACCATCACAGTATGCGATGCTATCAAGGACGCTGAGATCAAGAGAGATCTGACTATCAACAAGACCGATATCACAGGTGAGAAAGAGGTCAAGGACGCTAAGCTTGAGCTGACAGTCAAGGGTCTCACCAATGCACAGATCAGCGCTATCAACAACGCTAACGCAAATAATACTACACTCAATGAGTGGAATACAGCTAAGAACGGCAAGAATTTCGTTATGAGCTGGGTATCCGGTGAAGAGGCAGCACAGATCAACGGACTCGTTCCCGGTACTTACACACTCACCGAAACAGGCAGTGCTTTTGTATATGATGGCGTTACCTATGAGGTAATGGATTCCGAGGTAATATTCTCCATCGATGAAAACGGAAACATAAGCTTTGAGTCTGTTCCTGCTCCCAATGATGAGAGAACACCTGAGAATTCAAGCGTAGGCTATGCTAAGGCAAGCGGAAGCACCATCACTATCTGTGATGCTTCAAGAAGCGATATCACAGTATCCAAGAAGGATATCACCAATTCCGAAGAAGTCAAGGGCGCTCACCTTGTTATCAAGGATCGCTCGGGCAAGACCATAGACGAATGGGATTCCAACGGCAGCGACCACATAGTTAAGGGCCTGGCAAACGGCACTTACACACTTACCGAGACCGCAGTTGATTCTGCAAAGGCAGGCGCTGAGTACGAGATCATTCCTTCCAACGTAACATTCACTGTAACAAACGGAAAGATCACCGATGTTTATAGCCGAGTTCTGGCAGATTCTTCCGACAACGATTTTGACGAGGGCTACGTACTCTGTGACGAGGATAGCAATACCATCACAGTATGCGATGCTAAGAAGAAGACCACCAAGGTAACAATCAACAAGTTCGATATCACAGGTTCCGAAGAGCTTGAAGGCGCAATCCTGACCATCAAGGATTCCAACGGCAAGACTGTAACAGGTACACCTTGGACATCCCAGAAGGGCAAGACCCTCGAAGTTGAACTGACAAACGGCACTTACACTCTGACCGAGACAGGTGATACTATCACTGACGAAAACGGAAACGAGTATGACGTAATCGACAGCACTCTTACTTTCAAGGTAGAGAACGGCAAGGTAACAGTTGTAGAAAACAACACCGACAAGAACAGCGGCGAGGGCTTCTACGATGTAGATACCGATACCAATACTATCAAGGTAAACGACGCACAGAAGACTACCAAGGTAACAATCAACAAGTTCGATATCACAGGTTCCGAGGAACTCGAAGGTGCAATCCTGACCATCAAGGATTCCAACGGCAAGACCGTAACAGGTACACCTTGGACATCTCAGAAGGGCAAGACTCTTGAAGTTGAACTTACAAATGGCACTTATACTCTGACCGAGACAGGTAACACCATCACTGACGAAAACGGTAACGAGTATGACGTTATCGACAGCGAACTTACTTTCAAGGTAGAGAACGGCAAGGTAACAGTTGTAGAAAATTCTACCGACAAGAACAGCGGTGAAGGCTTCTATGATGTAGATACCGATACAAATACTATCAAGGTAAACGATGCACAGAAGACCACTAAGGTTACCATCAACAAGTTTGATATCACAGGTTCCGAGGAACTTGAGGGTGCAATACTCACCATCAAGGATTCCAACGGCAATACAGTAACAGGCACACCTTGGACATCTTCAAAGGGCAAGACCCTTGAAGTTGAACTGACAAACGGCACTTACACTCTGACCGAGACAGGTGATACCATCACCGACGAAAACGGAAACGAGTATGACGTTATTGACAGCGAACTTACTTTCAAGGTAGAGAATGGCAAGGTAACAGTTGTAGAGAACGACACCGACAAGAACAGCGGCGAGGGCTTCTACGATGTAGATACCGACACCAATACCATCAAGGTAAACGATGCACAGAAGACCGTAACCACCAAGGTAACCATCAACAAGTTCGATATCACAGGTTCCGAGGAACTCGAAGGTGCAATCCTGACCATCAAGGATTCCAACGGCAAGACCGTAACAGGCACACCTTGGATATCTCAGAAGGGCAAGACCCTTGAAGTTGAACTGACAAACGGCACTTACACTCTGACTGAGACAGGTGATACCATCACTGATGAAAACGGCAACGAGTATGACGTAATCGACAGCACTCTTACTTTCAAGGTAGAGAATGGCAAGGTAACAGTTGTAGAGAACAACACCGACAAGAACAGCGGTGAGGGCTTCTACGATGTTGATATCGACACCAATACCATCAAGGTAAACGACGCACAGAAGACTACCAAGGTAACCATCAACAAGTTCGACATAACAGGCTCCGAGGAACTTGAGGGTGCAATACTCACCATCAAGGATTCCAACGGCAAGACCGTAACAGGCACACCTTGGACATCCCAGAAGGGCAAAACTCTTGAAGTTGAACTGACCAACGGTACTTATACTCTGACCGAGACAGGTGATACCATCACTGACGAAAACGGAAACGAGTATGACGTTATCGACAGCGAACTTACTTTCAAGGTTGAGAATGGCAAGGTAACAGTTGTTAAGAACAACACCGACAAGAACAGCGGTGAGGGCTTCTATGATGTAGATACCGACACCAATACCATTAAGGTAAATGATGCACAGAAGACCACCAAGGTAACAATCAACAAGTTTGATATCACAGGTTCTGAAGAGCTTGAGGGTGCAATCCTGACCATCAAGGATTCCAACGGCAATACCGTAACAGGTACACCTTGGACATCTCAGAAGGGCAAGACTCTTGAAGTTGAACTGACAAACGGCACTTACACTCTGACCGAGACAGGTGATACCATCACTGACGAAAACGGAAACGAGTACGACGTTATCGACAGCGAACTTACTTTCAAGGTAGAGAACGGCAAGGTAACAGTTGTAGAAAATTCTACCGACAAGGATAGCGGCGAGGGCTTCTACGATGTAGATACCGACACCAATACCATCAAGGTAAACGACGCACAGAAGACTACCAAGGTTACAATCAACAAGTTTGATATCACAGGTTCTGAAGAGCTTGAGGGTGCAATCCTGACCATCAAGGATTCCAACGGCAATACCGTAACAGGTACACCTTGGACATCTCAGAAGGGCAAGACTCTTGAAGTTGAACTGACAAACGGTACTTACACTCTGACCGAGACAGGTGATACCATCACTGACGAAAACGGCAACGAGTATGACGTAATCGACAGCACTCTTACTTTCAAGGTAGAGAACGGCAAGGTAACAGTTGTAGAAAACGACACTGACAAGAACAGCGGTGAGGGCTTCTACGATGTAGATACCGATACCAACACCATCAAGGTAAACGACGCACAGAAGACCGTAATCACAAAGGTTACTATCAACAAGTTCGATATCACAGGTTCCGAGGAACTCGAAGGCGCAATCCTGACCATAAAGGATTCCAACGGCAATACAGTAACAGGCACACCTTGGACATCCCAGAAGGGCAAAACTCTTGAAGTTGAACTGACCAACGGTACTTATACTCTGAACGAGACAGGTGATACCATCACCGATGAAAACGGCAACGAGTATGACGTAATCGACAGCACTCTTACCTTTAAGGTAGAGAATGGCAAGGTAACAGTTGTAGAAAACGACACTGACAAGGACAGCGGTGAGGGCTTCTATGACGTTGATACCGATACCAATACTATCAAGGTAAACGATGCACAGAAGACTACCAAGGTAACGATCAACAAGTTTGATATCACAGGTTCCGAGGAACTCGAAGGCGCAATACTGACCATCAAGGATTCCAACGGCAAGACCGTAACAGGTACACCTTGGACATCCCAGAAGGGCAAGACCCTCGAAGTTGAACTGACCAACGGCACTTATACTCTGACCGAGACAGGTGACACAATCACTGACGAAAACGGAAACGAATATGACGTTATCGACAGCGAACTCACTTTCAAGGTAGAGAACGGCAAGGTAACAGTTGTAGAGAACAACACCGACAAGAACAGCGGTGAAGGCTTCTACGATGTAGATACCGACACCAATACAATTACTGTTAACGATGCTAAGAAGACTGATGACAGCAGTTCTAAGCCTACCACCGGAGACGACAGCTCGAAACCCGAGATTGAAGGTCCCGAGGACAGCTCAGAAGATGAATCTCAGGAAGAATCTTCCTCTGAGGAAGACAGCAGCAGCGATTCATCAAGCAGCGAGTCTTCCAGCAGTGCTGATTCTTCAAGCAGCAGCACGGCAGATTCAAGCAGCAGTTCTTCAACAACTACTACATCTACCGCTTCAAGCACCGGCAACCCCGATACAGGTGCAAGAGTTCTGATAAATACAGCAGAATTCGCAGCTGCAGTTGGTCTGTGCTTCCTGGCAATCAGACGCAGAAAGAACGACGATACAGACGATCAGTAA